The nucleotide window GACTGGTTCCTCGTCATCCCCGTCCTCATCGGGATGGCCGCTGCCGTGTTCACCATCGCCGGCGTCATGGAATCCTTTGTCAGCTCCAACCCCGAGCTGTCGCGGGGACTGTTCTTCGGCCTCGTTGCAGCCAGCATCGCCGTTCCGCTGCGGATGCTGCCCGCACGTACCTTCCGCCAGCCGATCCTGCTCGGACTCCTTGCCTTCCTGGCCGCGGCAGCCCTCGCCTTCTGGATGACCGGTCTGGCCGGCGGTACTGATGTGGAGAATCCTCCGCTCATCGCCGTCTTCTTCGTCGCCTCGATCGCGATCTGTGCACTCGTCGTGCCCGGCGTGTCCGGATCCTTCTTCCTCCTTGCCGTCGGCATGTATTCGACGACTCTGCGTGCGGTGGACGGACGCGATTTCGGCTATCTCGGGATCTTCATGCTCGGCGCTGTTCTCGGTCTGGCCGTCTTCGTCAACATCCTCCGGTACTTCCTCCACAACCATCGGTGGTGGACTCTCGTCGTCATGGCTGGGCTGATGCTCGGCTCTCTGCGGGCACTGTGGCCCTGGCAGTCCGAGGGCGAAATCGGTGCTGACGGTGAAGCACATGGTGCCGGAAGCCTGCTCGCACCCGGTGACCCGGTACTGGGACCGATCCTGCTGGCTGCGCTCGGGGCGGTTGTTGTGGTGGCCCTCATCATCGTCGAGGCGAAGTTCTCCACCGCAGATTCCGGCGCAGCAAAGGAGAGCGTGGACGTCGACTGATGAACGAGCGACATCACATCGGCTGCGAAGAAGGCCGAGTGGGCACAAGAGAATTTGTGCAAATTTCGCTCAAGATATACCCAGGAAAAGGTCAGCGGCCGCTAGGGTGAGAGATCTGGATCACTTCTATCCACGCTGATCGAATCTCTGGAGACTCATGCGCCTGCGCACACTCGCCTCATCGACACTTGCACTCACTCTTATAGTCTCCGGACCGTCCGCGGCGACAGCTGCCGGCCTTGCAGACGCTTCGTCCTCAGCGGACCCTGAGGCTGCAGACGTCGGGGAGCTCACTCTGCTGGCTACCACTGACGTGCACGGGAATGTCCTCAATTGGGACTACTTCGCGAACAAGCCCTAC belongs to Brevibacterium spongiae and includes:
- a CDS encoding DUF368 domain-containing protein: MTNSSPADTETAPNRSRALIPLDLIRGFLIGSAELVPGVSGGTIALVTGVYDQLIDSAAHVVSAAKTLVTGPNRVSGALAELRRTDWFLVIPVLIGMAAAVFTIAGVMESFVSSNPELSRGLFFGLVAASIAVPLRMLPARTFRQPILLGLLAFLAAAALAFWMTGLAGGTDVENPPLIAVFFVASIAICALVVPGVSGSFFLLAVGMYSTTLRAVDGRDFGYLGIFMLGAVLGLAVFVNILRYFLHNHRWWTLVVMAGLMLGSLRALWPWQSEGEIGADGEAHGAGSLLAPGDPVLGPILLAALGAVVVVALIIVEAKFSTADSGAAKESVDVD